The following are encoded in a window of Jeotgalibacillus aurantiacus genomic DNA:
- the glpX gene encoding class II fructose-bisphosphatase → MERSLSMELVRVTEAAALASARWMGRGLKNEADDAATTAMRDVFDTIPMKGTVVIGEGEMDEAPMLYIGEKLGTGYGPRLDVAVDPLEGTNIVASGGWNALAVLAVADHGNLLNAPDMYMDKIAVGPEAVGCIDINASVLDNLKAVAKAKNKDVEDVVATVLNRERHAKIIEELRSAGARIKLINDGDVAGAINTAFDATGVDILFGSGGAPEGVIAAVGLKCLGGEIQGRLLPQNDEEIERCRKMNIDVNKVLLMEDLVRGDDAIFAATGVTDGELLKGVQFKATYGETHSLVMRAKSGTVRFIEGTHSLKKKPNLVMKS, encoded by the coding sequence ATGGAACGCAGTTTATCGATGGAACTTGTACGTGTAACCGAAGCAGCCGCGCTGGCATCAGCAAGATGGATGGGAAGAGGTCTGAAAAACGAAGCGGACGATGCTGCGACAACAGCGATGCGTGACGTATTTGATACAATTCCTATGAAAGGGACTGTTGTGATCGGTGAAGGGGAAATGGACGAAGCGCCGATGCTTTATATCGGTGAAAAGCTTGGAACCGGATATGGTCCCCGTCTTGATGTGGCAGTGGATCCGCTTGAAGGGACAAATATTGTCGCATCAGGCGGCTGGAATGCACTCGCAGTATTAGCGGTTGCGGACCATGGAAATCTTCTGAACGCACCTGATATGTACATGGACAAAATTGCTGTTGGACCTGAAGCGGTCGGATGTATTGATATCAATGCTTCTGTTCTGGACAACCTGAAAGCCGTTGCTAAAGCGAAAAATAAGGATGTCGAAGACGTAGTGGCAACCGTTTTGAATCGTGAACGCCATGCGAAAATTATCGAAGAACTTCGAAGCGCGGGAGCCAGAATCAAACTGATTAATGACGGGGACGTAGCCGGTGCCATTAACACGGCATTTGATGCAACCGGTGTCGATATTCTGTTCGGATCAGGTGGTGCACCTGAAGGCGTGATTGCAGCTGTCGGATTGAAATGCCTCGGCGGTGAAATCCAGGGACGACTGCTTCCGCAAAACGACGAAGAAATCGAACGCTGCAGAAAAATGAATATCGACGTGAACAAAGTGCTGCTGATGGAAGATCTCGTACGCGGAGATGATGCCATTTTCGCAGCAACCGGTGTAACAGACGGCGAACTTCTAAAAGGCGTTCAGTTCAAAGCCACCTACGGAGAGACACATTCTCTTGTTATGCGTGCGAAATCAGGAACCGTTCGCTTTATCGAAGGAACGCACAGTCTGAAGAAAAAACCGAACCTTGTCATGAAATCGTAA
- a CDS encoding UDP-N-acetylglucosamine 1-carboxyvinyltransferase, translating into MEKLKIEGGRPLSGTIKVSGAKNSAVALIPATILADTPTVIEGLPDISDVQTLKELLEEIGGDVSFDDGEMYVNPENMVAMPLPNGRVKKLRASYYLMGAMLGKFKKAAIGLPGGCHLGPRPIDQHIKGFEALGAKVTNEQGALYLRADELTGARIYLDVVSVGATINIMLAAVRAKGQTIIENAAKEPEIIDVATLLTNMGAKIKGAGTNVIRIDGVDELKGTRHTIIPDRIEAGTYMILGAAAGHGVTIENVIPLHMESLIAKMREMGVPIEVGDEEIHIGKADTLQSIDIKTLVYPGFPTDLQQPMTSLMTKIQGTAMVTDTIYSARFKHIDELKRMNANIKTEGRSAIVYGPSNLQGARVKASDLRAGAALVIAGLMADGITEVTGLEHIDRGYSDLIEKLTGLGANIWREAMTEEELEQVKNA; encoded by the coding sequence ATGGAAAAACTCAAAATCGAAGGAGGACGCCCTCTTTCAGGAACAATCAAAGTCAGCGGTGCCAAAAACAGTGCAGTGGCACTGATTCCCGCTACGATTTTAGCAGATACGCCAACAGTTATTGAAGGATTACCTGATATTTCAGATGTTCAGACGCTGAAGGAACTGCTTGAGGAAATTGGTGGCGACGTGTCATTTGATGATGGTGAGATGTACGTGAACCCTGAGAACATGGTTGCGATGCCATTACCAAATGGACGTGTGAAAAAACTGCGTGCCTCTTATTATCTGATGGGTGCAATGCTTGGGAAGTTTAAAAAAGCGGCTATTGGCCTGCCAGGTGGCTGTCACCTTGGACCACGCCCGATAGATCAGCACATTAAAGGCTTTGAAGCGCTCGGTGCGAAAGTAACAAACGAACAGGGTGCGCTTTATCTTCGTGCAGATGAATTAACCGGAGCACGCATTTACCTTGATGTTGTAAGTGTTGGTGCAACGATTAATATCATGCTTGCCGCTGTCCGTGCCAAAGGCCAGACGATTATTGAGAATGCCGCAAAAGAGCCTGAAATCATTGATGTGGCAACGTTACTGACGAATATGGGAGCGAAAATCAAGGGAGCGGGAACGAACGTGATCCGCATCGATGGTGTTGATGAACTGAAAGGTACGCGCCACACGATCATTCCGGATCGCATTGAAGCCGGTACATACATGATTCTCGGAGCAGCAGCCGGTCATGGTGTCACCATTGAAAATGTCATTCCCCTTCATATGGAATCACTGATCGCCAAAATGCGTGAAATGGGCGTTCCGATTGAAGTCGGGGATGAAGAAATTCACATTGGTAAAGCAGATACACTGCAGTCCATTGATATTAAGACACTTGTCTACCCTGGATTTCCAACGGATCTACAGCAGCCAATGACGTCTCTTATGACGAAAATTCAAGGTACGGCTATGGTTACAGATACGATTTACTCTGCCCGTTTCAAGCATATTGACGAATTAAAGCGGATGAATGCAAATATTAAAACAGAGGGTCGCTCTGCAATTGTGTACGGACCGTCCAACCTCCAGGGAGCAAGAGTAAAAGCTTCTGACCTTCGTGCTGGGGCAGCCCTCGTCATTGCCGGACTGATGGCGGATGGGATTACTGAAGTTACAGGGCTTGAGCATATCGACCGCGGTTACAGTGATTTGATCGAAAAGCTGACGGGACTCGGTGCTAATATCTGGCGGGAAGCCATGACAGAAGAAGAGCTGGAACAGGTTAAAAACGCCTGA
- the fsa gene encoding fructose-6-phosphate aldolase produces MKFFIDTANMEEIKEAHSWGILSGVTTNPSLVAKENISFHDRLKEITSLVDGSVSAEVISLDAEGMIREGKELAAIAPNITVKVPMTPDGLKATSAFAKEGIKTNVTLVFSANQALLAARAGASYVSPFLGRLDDIGHDGMELISTISEIFALHGIDSEIIAASIRHPQHVTQAALNGAHIATCPMKVLKQMYNHPLTEAGIEAFLNDWNNR; encoded by the coding sequence ATGAAATTTTTTATCGATACAGCTAACATGGAAGAAATTAAAGAAGCACACAGCTGGGGCATTTTAAGCGGAGTAACAACAAATCCGTCGCTTGTCGCGAAAGAAAACATTTCATTTCACGATCGTCTGAAGGAGATTACGTCTCTTGTAGATGGATCTGTCAGTGCAGAAGTCATTTCACTTGATGCAGAAGGAATGATTCGTGAAGGGAAAGAGCTGGCTGCAATCGCACCGAATATTACGGTTAAGGTTCCAATGACGCCGGACGGCTTAAAAGCAACGTCCGCTTTTGCAAAAGAAGGCATTAAAACGAATGTAACGCTTGTTTTCAGTGCGAACCAGGCACTTTTAGCAGCGCGTGCAGGCGCATCATATGTATCACCGTTTTTAGGAAGACTTGATGATATTGGTCATGACGGAATGGAATTGATCAGTACGATTTCTGAGATTTTTGCACTTCACGGCATTGACTCTGAAATCATCGCAGCATCGATCCGCCATCCGCAGCACGTCACACAGGCTGCACTGAATGGTGCGCACATTGCCACTTGTCCAATGAAGGTATTGAAGCAAATGTATAATCACCCATTAACGGAAGCAGGAATCGAAGCCTTTTTGAATGATTGGAACAATCGATAA